The Desulfuromonas sp. genome has a window encoding:
- the ispD gene encoding 2-C-methyl-D-erythritol 4-phosphate cytidylyltransferase, whose amino-acid sequence MSVTVLVPAAGMGRRMGATVNKQYLALDGRPILAHTLALFDSHPQVDHLFVISPPAEIDYCRAEVVERYRFGKVRAVVPGGGERQDSVRNGLLACGAGPQDTVLVHDGVRPLFPPELIPVVVEAARRCGACVVGVPVKDTIKEVVEGRVRGTPDRERLWQAQTPQAFRFDLILKAHRKALEAGFRVTDDAALVERLGHPVVMVEGSYRNIKITTPEDLALVRALRAFSKGEEP is encoded by the coding sequence ATGAGCGTTACCGTCCTGGTTCCCGCAGCTGGTATGGGACGCCGCATGGGCGCCACCGTCAACAAGCAGTACCTGGCTCTTGATGGCCGCCCCATTCTGGCCCATACCCTGGCTTTGTTCGACAGTCACCCCCAGGTTGACCATCTTTTTGTGATATCCCCCCCCGCAGAGATCGATTACTGCCGCGCCGAGGTGGTGGAGCGCTATCGCTTTGGCAAGGTGCGCGCGGTGGTCCCGGGGGGGGGCGAGCGCCAGGATTCGGTTCGCAACGGCTTGCTCGCCTGCGGGGCCGGCCCCCAGGACACGGTTCTCGTACACGACGGGGTGCGCCCCCTTTTCCCGCCGGAACTCATCCCCGTCGTGGTGGAGGCCGCCCGGCGCTGCGGGGCCTGCGTAGTGGGGGTTCCGGTAAAGGACACCATCAAGGAGGTCGTGGAGGGAAGGGTGCGGGGCACTCCCGACCGGGAGCGGCTCTGGCAGGCTCAGACGCCCCAGGCCTTTCGTTTTGACCTGATTCTCAAGGCTCACCGCAAGGCTCTGGAGGCGGGTTTTCGGGTGACCGACGACGCCGCTCTGGTGGAGCGCCTCGGTCACCCGGTGGTGATGGTCGAAGGCAGTTATCGCAACATCAAGATCACCACCCCGGAGGACCTGGCCTTGGTCCGGGCCCTGCGTGCTTTTTCGAAAGGGGAAGAACCATGA
- a CDS encoding chemotaxis protein CheW, whose translation MDERKGYEIGHVLREMRQEYWRGIEEASESRVAETRDYVVFRLGGERYGLPSAVAREVVRMPRLVPVPRVGEYIRGVVNLRGQIVAVTDLRPLFGLKGRELPAGGRLVVVEAAGLTTALLVEMVEGIRGIEVEAVEPPTEGLAGFPREAVEGQVGGEDGLLILLNMEHILARPEFVVDQKGE comes from the coding sequence ATGGATGAGCGAAAAGGCTACGAAATCGGGCATGTGCTCCGCGAGATGCGCCAGGAGTATTGGCGCGGCATCGAAGAGGCCTCTGAGAGCAGGGTCGCCGAGACCCGGGACTATGTCGTCTTCCGCCTGGGCGGCGAACGCTACGGCCTGCCCTCGGCGGTGGCCCGGGAAGTGGTGCGGATGCCGCGCCTTGTTCCGGTGCCGCGGGTCGGCGAGTACATCCGGGGGGTCGTCAACCTGCGCGGGCAGATCGTGGCGGTCACCGACCTGCGGCCGCTGTTCGGCCTGAAAGGGCGGGAGCTTCCCGCCGGGGGGCGCCTGGTCGTGGTGGAGGCTGCAGGGTTGACCACCGCACTGCTGGTGGAGATGGTGGAGGGGATTCGAGGAATCGAGGTCGAGGCCGTCGAGCCCCCCACCGAGGGGCTTGCGGGCTTTCCCCGCGAGGCCGTGGAGGGGCAGGTGGGCGGCGAAGACGGTCTTCTGATCCTCCTGAACATGGAGCATATTCTCGCCCGGCCCGAGTTCGTGGTCGATCAGAAGGGGGAGTAG
- a CDS encoding CarD family transcriptional regulator encodes MYKIGDMAVYPTQGVGVIEAIESKEFAGEKHDFYVLRIVDGDMTIMVPVGNARQVGMRTLIDKDGVALVYDVLEEEQENGRKVASWSRRQREYNDKIKSGDLMEVAQVLRELYHIKEDKELSYGEKKVLELARKLLVKEIAFAEGAEEEAVIQRVEDILIN; translated from the coding sequence ATGTATAAGATTGGTGACATGGCGGTTTATCCAACCCAAGGGGTCGGGGTGATCGAGGCGATCGAATCGAAGGAGTTCGCCGGCGAAAAGCACGACTTCTATGTCTTGCGCATCGTCGATGGCGACATGACGATCATGGTTCCGGTGGGTAACGCCAGACAGGTGGGAATGCGCACTCTTATCGACAAAGACGGGGTCGCTTTGGTGTACGACGTTCTTGAGGAGGAGCAGGAAAACGGTCGCAAGGTCGCCTCTTGGAGCCGCCGCCAGCGGGAGTACAACGATAAGATCAAGTCGGGCGACCTGATGGAGGTGGCCCAGGTTCTCCGCGAATTGTACCACATCAAAGAGGATAAGGAACTCTCCTACGGCGAGAAGAAGGTGCTGGAGCTGGCTCGCAAGCTCCTGGTCAAGGAGATCGCTTTTGCCGAGGGCGCAGAAGAAGAGGCGGTCATTCAGCGCGTCGAAGACATTCTCATCAACTGA
- the ispF gene encoding 2-C-methyl-D-erythritol 2,4-cyclodiphosphate synthase yields the protein MIRIGHGYDVHRLSPERKLILGGVDIPYGLGLLGHSDADVLLHAVCDAGLGALGEGYIGKHFPDTDPAYRGISSLKLLKEVVALARARGYTLSNLDVTVIAQRPKLAPHVRAMVEKVAEVWGADPARVNIKATTTEELGFEGRGEGISAHAVILLRTIDIEEELEV from the coding sequence ATGATCCGCATCGGTCACGGCTATGACGTACATCGTCTGTCTCCGGAACGCAAACTGATCCTTGGCGGGGTGGATATCCCTTACGGGCTTGGCCTGCTGGGGCACTCGGACGCGGACGTGCTGCTTCACGCCGTCTGCGATGCCGGGCTGGGGGCCCTCGGGGAAGGGTATATCGGCAAGCACTTTCCGGACACCGATCCGGCCTACCGGGGCATCTCCAGCCTCAAGCTGCTCAAGGAAGTTGTGGCCCTGGCCAGGGCGAGGGGGTACACTCTGAGCAACCTGGACGTGACGGTCATTGCCCAGCGGCCCAAGCTGGCCCCCCATGTCCGGGCCATGGTCGAGAAGGTGGCGGAGGTGTGGGGCGCCGATCCCGCCCGGGTCAACATCAAGGCCACCACCACCGAGGAGCTGGGCTTCGAAGGGCGGGGCGAGGGGATTTCGGCCCATGCCGTTATTCTGCTGAGGACAATTGACATCGAGGAGGAACTGGAGGTCTGA
- a CDS encoding glutamine--tRNA ligase/YqeY domain fusion protein: protein MSTNDTSSATNFIRNIIEDDLKSGKRQEVVTRFPPEPNGYLHIGHAKSICLNFGLAAAFGGRCHLRFDDTNPVKEEDEYVRAIKEDLRWLGFDWGEHLYYASDYFEQLYEWAVELVRKGKAYVDSLSAEQIREYRGTLTEPGRNSPYRERTVEENLDLLERMRTGDFPDGAHVLRAKIDMASPNFNLRDPVMYRILHASHHRTGDRWCIYPMYDFAHGQSDSIEGITHSVCTLEFEDHRPLYDWFLEQLGVHRPQQIEFARLNLSYTVMSKRKLLELVSEGRVGGWDDPRMPTLVGMRRRGFPPAAIRNFCERIGVGKSDSWIDVGTLEDCVREDLNEHAPRAMAVLNPLKVVIENYPEDQVEEFEAPNHPQKPEMGTRTVPFSRTIYIERDDFLEDPPKKFFRLAPGREVRLRFAYFVRCEEVVKDEVGNVVELRCTYDPATRGGNAPDGRKVKGTIHWVSARHALNAQVRLYDRLFLGTNPGAGRQGGDYREDLNPDSLQILDSCHFEPSLAKAAPGDRYQFERLGYFCADRESTSATPVFNRTVTLRDTWAKIAK, encoded by the coding sequence ATGAGCACCAACGACACATCGTCGGCCACCAACTTTATCCGCAACATCATCGAAGACGACTTGAAGAGCGGCAAGCGCCAGGAGGTGGTTACCCGCTTTCCCCCGGAGCCGAACGGCTACCTGCATATCGGCCATGCCAAGTCGATCTGTCTGAATTTCGGCCTGGCCGCCGCTTTCGGCGGCCGCTGCCACCTGCGCTTCGACGATACCAATCCGGTCAAGGAGGAGGACGAGTACGTCCGGGCGATCAAGGAGGACCTGCGCTGGCTCGGCTTCGACTGGGGGGAGCACCTCTACTACGCCTCGGATTATTTCGAGCAGCTCTACGAATGGGCGGTCGAACTCGTTCGCAAGGGCAAGGCGTACGTCGACAGCCTTTCCGCCGAGCAGATTCGCGAGTACCGCGGGACCCTGACCGAGCCGGGCCGCAACAGCCCCTACCGGGAGAGGACGGTGGAGGAGAATCTCGACCTCCTGGAGCGCATGCGGACCGGGGATTTCCCCGACGGCGCCCATGTGCTGCGGGCCAAAATCGACATGGCCTCGCCCAACTTCAACCTGCGCGACCCGGTCATGTACCGCATCCTGCACGCCTCCCACCACCGCACCGGGGACAGGTGGTGCATCTATCCCATGTACGATTTCGCCCACGGTCAGTCCGACTCCATCGAGGGGATCACCCACTCCGTCTGCACCCTGGAGTTCGAAGACCACCGGCCCCTCTACGACTGGTTCCTGGAGCAGCTCGGGGTTCACCGCCCCCAGCAGATCGAGTTCGCCCGCCTCAATCTCTCCTACACCGTCATGAGCAAGCGCAAGCTGCTCGAGCTGGTCAGCGAGGGGCGGGTCGGCGGCTGGGACGATCCGCGCATGCCGACCCTGGTGGGGATGCGCAGGCGCGGCTTCCCCCCGGCGGCCATCCGCAACTTCTGCGAGCGCATCGGGGTCGGCAAGAGCGACAGCTGGATCGACGTCGGAACCCTGGAGGACTGCGTCCGCGAGGACCTCAACGAGCATGCCCCCCGGGCCATGGCGGTGCTGAACCCCCTCAAGGTGGTCATCGAGAACTATCCCGAGGACCAGGTCGAGGAGTTCGAGGCTCCCAACCATCCCCAGAAGCCGGAGATGGGAACCCGCACCGTTCCCTTCTCCAGGACCATCTATATTGAGCGGGACGATTTTCTGGAGGATCCCCCGAAAAAGTTCTTCCGTCTCGCCCCCGGGCGCGAGGTGCGCCTGCGCTTCGCTTACTTCGTCCGCTGCGAGGAGGTGGTCAAGGACGAGGTGGGCAACGTCGTGGAACTGCGCTGCACCTACGACCCCGCCACCCGCGGGGGCAACGCCCCGGACGGGCGCAAGGTCAAGGGGACCATCCACTGGGTTTCGGCCCGGCACGCCCTCAACGCCCAGGTGCGCCTCTACGACCGGCTCTTTCTGGGAACGAACCCCGGCGCAGGCCGCCAGGGGGGTGACTATCGGGAGGACCTGAACCCCGACTCCCTGCAGATTCTCGATTCCTGCCACTTCGAGCCGAGCCTGGCGAAAGCCGCTCCGGGAGACCGGTACCAGTTCGAAAGACTCGGCTATTTCTGTGCCGACCGCGAATCGACTTCGGCGACCCCGGTCTTCAACCGCACCGTCACCCTGCGCGACACCTGGGCCAAAATCGCCAAGTAG
- a CDS encoding CheR family methyltransferase: MGIKDTFEVLIVDEDHELCRALSQVLVTAGYGVECLSASSNPFSAIRKIDPDLLIFDVAMPEVRGLETLRRLQAHRATRKIPVIVTSPQAELEYELLDVYDFLPKPLDERRLLEDLGRLAKSPQGRDPQAPYPPLGDGEFGRFQDYLILHSGLHFDRRNSKILERGLMRRMRAVGARDYRDYFAYLETYAESRQELKKLLGLLTIGETYFFRYLAHFKALAGRILPEIIQRKRSERTLRIWTAGCSTGEEPYSIAMLLLEMFPLLADWQVSILATDINQRSMRCARDGVYGERSLRVTEPLFRDRYFQRHGSSYVLDPRVRDMVDFGYFNLQTGDFPSPENGTSDIDIIFCRNVMIYFRLATTRHIVEKFSRCLRPGGYLFLGHAETLINISEDFDRVQEAGGFYYRLPLEGARAAKSPSRRPKPPVPVAPPKPRPPRPVAKPPSPPPASPSPKPDLDEVFRRAEEAFDREELKTASKEYDIILRCRPAHRGALIGKGFLCANRGRFEEALEYCRLALEADDLCPDAYFLRGLILEFQEYLETAVAEYRKALLLDMDMVMPHYNLSKLYLRMGRQGDARRELNNTVRLLEKIPEEAFIPHSGGLSRAVFLEVCREDVARLGEAGSAR; encoded by the coding sequence ATGGGGATCAAAGACACCTTCGAGGTGCTCATCGTCGACGAGGACCACGAGCTGTGCCGGGCCCTCTCCCAGGTCCTGGTAACGGCCGGCTACGGGGTGGAGTGTCTCTCCGCCAGTTCCAATCCCTTTTCCGCCATCCGCAAGATCGACCCCGATCTGCTCATTTTCGATGTGGCCATGCCGGAGGTCCGCGGCCTGGAGACGCTGCGCCGACTCCAGGCCCATAGGGCGACCCGAAAAATCCCGGTCATCGTTACCTCTCCCCAGGCGGAACTCGAATACGAACTGCTGGACGTCTACGACTTTCTCCCCAAGCCTCTGGACGAGCGGCGGCTTCTCGAGGATCTGGGGCGGCTGGCCAAAAGCCCGCAGGGCAGGGATCCCCAGGCTCCCTATCCCCCCCTGGGAGACGGGGAGTTTGGACGGTTCCAAGACTACCTCATCCTGCACAGCGGTCTGCACTTCGACCGGCGCAACAGCAAGATTCTGGAGCGGGGGTTGATGCGCCGCATGCGCGCGGTCGGCGCCAGGGACTACCGGGACTATTTCGCCTACCTGGAGACCTATGCCGAGAGCCGCCAGGAGCTGAAGAAGCTCCTCGGCCTGCTGACCATCGGCGAAACCTACTTTTTCCGTTATCTGGCGCACTTCAAGGCCCTGGCCGGAAGGATCCTGCCGGAAATCATCCAGCGCAAACGCTCCGAGCGGACCCTGCGCATCTGGACGGCGGGCTGCTCTACCGGCGAGGAACCCTATTCCATCGCCATGCTCCTGCTGGAGATGTTCCCCCTGTTGGCCGACTGGCAGGTGAGCATCCTCGCCACGGACATCAACCAACGCTCCATGCGCTGCGCCCGTGACGGGGTGTACGGCGAACGCTCCCTGCGGGTGACCGAGCCCCTGTTCCGGGACCGCTACTTCCAGAGGCATGGCAGCTCCTATGTTCTCGACCCCCGGGTTAGGGATATGGTCGACTTCGGCTATTTCAACCTGCAGACGGGGGATTTCCCCTCGCCTGAAAACGGCACGTCCGACATCGATATTATCTTCTGTCGCAACGTGATGATCTACTTTCGCCTGGCCACGACCCGGCACATCGTGGAGAAGTTCTCCCGCTGTCTGCGGCCGGGGGGCTATCTTTTTCTGGGTCACGCCGAAACCCTGATCAACATCTCCGAGGACTTCGACCGGGTCCAGGAGGCGGGGGGGTTTTACTACCGCCTTCCGTTGGAGGGAGCCCGGGCGGCGAAGAGTCCCTCCCGAAGGCCGAAGCCTCCCGTTCCGGTGGCGCCCCCGAAACCGCGACCGCCCCGTCCCGTCGCAAAGCCGCCTTCGCCGCCGCCTGCCTCTCCTTCGCCCAAGCCCGACCTGGACGAGGTCTTTCGTCGCGCCGAGGAGGCCTTCGACCGGGAAGAATTAAAAACGGCTTCTAAGGAATATGATATAATCCTCCGCTGCCGGCCGGCCCATCGGGGAGCCTTGATCGGCAAGGGGTTCCTCTGCGCCAACCGGGGTCGCTTCGAGGAGGCCCTGGAGTACTGCCGGCTGGCCCTGGAGGCGGATGACCTGTGCCCGGACGCCTACTTTCTGCGCGGGCTCATTCTGGAGTTTCAGGAATACCTGGAGACGGCGGTGGCCGAGTACCGCAAGGCCCTTCTGCTCGACATGGACATGGTCATGCCCCACTACAATCTCAGCAAGCTCTACCTGCGCATGGGGCGGCAAGGCGACGCCCGGCGCGAGTTGAACAACACGGTCCGTCTTCTGGAAAAGATCCCCGAGGAGGCCTTCATCCCCCATTCGGGGGGACTTTCGCGGGCGGTCTTTTTGGAGGTGTGCCGGGAGGATGTCGCCCGCCTCGGCGAGGCGGGTTCGGCCCGGTAG
- the cheB gene encoding chemotaxis-specific protein-glutamate methyltransferase CheB codes for MVKVLIADDSMLVRLVLKDLLGRDPGIRVIGEARDGRQAVDEACRLRPDLVIMDIMMPVMDGIDAVVEIMARCPIPILVLSSNVDPNDSRSAFSAIQHGALDVMEKPRGVVTEAFEEIAARLVEKVKILARIRVMHHFRKRPGMKAAPLPPPPGGPRDILAIGASTGGPRGVMHLLQELPRRTGVRILIVQHIARGFAAGFAEWLDRESPFSVRLAREGDVLEEGAVLVAPNHLHMEVRSERIALSDGPPVHSCRPSVDTLFSSLAREQLAPRTVAVLLSGMGRDGGEGMASLQRGGGYNIVQDEATSTVFGMPKAAIDLGAAHQVLPLGEIPAAIAARLGAGPSA; via the coding sequence ATGGTCAAGGTCCTCATCGCAGACGACTCCATGCTGGTCCGCCTGGTTCTCAAGGACCTGCTCGGCCGTGACCCCGGCATCCGGGTGATCGGAGAGGCGCGCGACGGCCGCCAGGCTGTGGATGAGGCCTGCCGGCTGCGCCCGGACCTGGTCATTATGGATATCATGATGCCGGTCATGGACGGGATCGATGCGGTGGTGGAGATCATGGCCCGCTGTCCCATCCCTATCCTCGTCCTCTCTTCCAACGTCGACCCCAACGACAGCCGCAGTGCCTTCAGCGCCATCCAGCACGGGGCCCTGGATGTCATGGAAAAGCCCCGGGGGGTGGTGACCGAGGCCTTCGAGGAGATTGCCGCCCGCCTCGTCGAAAAGGTCAAAATCCTGGCCCGAATCCGGGTCATGCACCATTTCCGCAAACGGCCCGGCATGAAGGCTGCTCCCCTGCCACCCCCTCCCGGCGGGCCGAGGGACATCCTCGCCATCGGCGCCTCCACCGGCGGGCCGAGAGGGGTCATGCACCTGCTGCAAGAACTGCCCCGCCGGACCGGGGTCCGGATCCTTATCGTTCAACACATCGCACGGGGTTTTGCCGCCGGCTTTGCCGAGTGGCTCGACCGGGAGAGTCCCTTTTCCGTGCGCCTGGCCCGCGAGGGGGATGTTCTGGAGGAGGGGGCCGTCCTGGTGGCTCCCAACCACCTGCACATGGAGGTGCGCAGCGAGCGCATTGCCCTCTCGGACGGCCCCCCGGTCCACAGCTGCCGCCCCTCGGTGGACACGCTTTTTTCCTCCCTGGCCCGGGAGCAACTGGCCCCGCGGACCGTGGCGGTTCTCCTCTCCGGGATGGGCCGCGACGGCGGAGAGGGAATGGCCTCTCTGCAGCGGGGGGGCGGATACAATATCGTCCAGGATGAGGCCACGAGCACCGTCTTCGGCATGCCCAAGGCCGCCATCGACCTGGGGGCTGCCCACCAGGTCCTGCCCTTGGGCGAAATTCCCGCAGCGATCGCCGCGCGGCTGGGGGCCGGGCCCTCCGCCTGA
- a CDS encoding methyl-accepting chemotaxis protein: MFSWITDRISVKISVSLIVVLALLMGLFTYFFTERRAEALKELMLTKARTIALVGAESMETLLVDAIDSGRFTREQIFDADYRKITEGALAGSDIPKYHTAYDRFLDEKILSIQDTLLEEDSMVSFAVLVDRNGYLPTHNSRYSRALTGNPDQDRDWNRTKRIFNDQTGLAAARYDGGDGNKILRQVYTRDTGETMWDITAPVLVKGEHWGGFRIGFSIQETEETIAELRNTVGLSMLLLLVVASLTIYLVVLRITLPLKRVTAVAETIAEGNLDETIAIESNDEIGKLASAFNKMTQVIVKNLKSEIEKSNRLVQSVKEAIQQLSSSANEIMAISAQQASGATQQASAVQEATTTSEEIAVTAKQVAENARRVEAQAEMASSAGSNGMQAVDNAIDGMGQMKTKVQSIAESMLELGENSQKIGGIVDIIDEISDQTNLLALNAAIEAAGAGEAGKRFSIVANEVKRLAERTVDATGQIKGLIDQIQKATNSTIMLTEEGTKGADAASTLVARISEELSNITQMVEETTNAAREIKLSTQQQTTASEQMAETVAEVRDVATQVAASAQETTQAITELTSLAERLKELVEEED; this comes from the coding sequence ATGTTCAGTTGGATCACGGACCGCATTTCGGTAAAGATCAGCGTCTCACTCATTGTCGTTCTGGCGCTGCTCATGGGCCTGTTCACCTACTTCTTCACAGAACGGCGCGCCGAAGCCCTCAAGGAGCTGATGCTGACCAAGGCCCGGACCATCGCGCTGGTCGGTGCCGAGAGCATGGAGACCCTCCTGGTGGACGCCATCGACAGCGGGCGATTCACCCGGGAGCAGATCTTCGATGCCGACTACCGGAAGATCACCGAGGGGGCGCTGGCCGGCTCCGACATCCCCAAATACCACACCGCCTACGACCGATTTCTGGACGAAAAGATCCTTTCCATCCAGGACACCTTGCTCGAGGAGGACAGCATGGTCTCCTTTGCAGTCCTGGTGGACCGCAACGGCTACCTGCCCACCCACAACTCCCGCTATTCCCGGGCCCTGACCGGCAACCCCGACCAGGACCGGGACTGGAACCGGACCAAGCGCATCTTCAACGACCAGACCGGCCTGGCCGCCGCCCGCTACGACGGTGGCGACGGCAACAAGATCCTGCGCCAGGTTTACACGCGCGACACCGGGGAGACCATGTGGGACATCACCGCGCCGGTCTTAGTCAAGGGCGAGCACTGGGGCGGTTTCCGGATCGGCTTCTCCATCCAGGAGACCGAGGAGACCATCGCCGAGCTGCGCAACACCGTCGGGCTGTCCATGCTTCTTCTTCTGGTGGTCGCCTCGCTGACCATCTACCTGGTGGTTTTGCGCATCACCCTGCCCCTGAAGAGGGTGACGGCGGTCGCCGAGACCATCGCCGAGGGCAATCTGGACGAGACCATCGCCATCGAGTCCAACGACGAGATCGGCAAGCTGGCCAGCGCCTTCAACAAGATGACCCAGGTCATCGTCAAGAACCTGAAGAGCGAGATCGAGAAGAGCAATCGCCTCGTTCAAAGCGTCAAGGAGGCCATCCAGCAGCTTTCCTCCAGCGCCAACGAGATCATGGCCATCTCCGCTCAGCAGGCCTCCGGGGCGACCCAGCAGGCCTCCGCCGTCCAGGAGGCCACCACCACGTCAGAAGAGATCGCGGTCACCGCAAAGCAGGTGGCGGAGAACGCCCGCCGGGTCGAGGCCCAGGCCGAGATGGCCAGCTCGGCCGGCAGCAACGGCATGCAGGCCGTGGACAACGCCATCGACGGGATGGGCCAGATGAAGACCAAGGTCCAGTCCATCGCCGAGTCGATGCTCGAACTCGGGGAGAACTCCCAGAAGATCGGAGGGATCGTCGACATCATCGACGAGATCTCCGACCAGACCAACCTGCTCGCCCTCAATGCCGCTATCGAGGCGGCCGGGGCGGGGGAGGCCGGCAAGCGCTTCTCCATCGTCGCCAACGAGGTCAAGCGCCTCGCCGAGAGGACCGTCGATGCCACCGGTCAGATCAAGGGGCTCATCGATCAGATCCAGAAGGCCACCAACTCCACCATCATGCTGACCGAGGAGGGGACCAAGGGGGCCGATGCCGCCAGCACCCTGGTGGCGCGCATTTCCGAGGAGCTCTCCAATATCACCCAGATGGTCGAGGAGACCACAAACGCCGCCCGGGAGATCAAGCTCTCCACCCAGCAGCAGACCACCGCCAGCGAGCAGATGGCCGAGACCGTCGCCGAGGTGCGCGACGTGGCCACCCAGGTCGCGGCCAGCGCCCAGGAGACGACTCAGGCCATTACCGAGCTGACCAGCCTGGCCGAGCGCCTCAAGGAGTTGGTAGAGGAAGAGGACTAG
- a CDS encoding hybrid sensor histidine kinase/response regulator, translated as MKTKKFMEIFAREAEEHLQVLRRGVLVLEQEEFSREQVHELLRSAHTLKGSARMLDLGDLARVAHQMESLLKDLEEGRRPVSPELADLLLVSTDALEALVAQAHSGGEVAVNVDAVLEGLETGVMQKVAPPAPAATEPEARTTGESVRTSVAQLDRMFNLLGETLIVRRSFGERGRQLGQLLGRLDGFLGGLRKAEKYRQLKGILDDFQRLSLDLEGDTLDLGYLAEELHGGAMQLRMVPLESITDEMQRAVRDLARDQGKEVELLVRGEQVELDRTILEAAKPMFLHMLRNAVDHGIEVPEDRVLAGKPERGRVELAARYEGGFVHLTLKDDGQGIDPERIREVAVERRLITAEEARGLSDEEAVYLILRPGFTTRTIITDVSGRGVGMDVVKTNIDRVKGNLVIHSAPGEGTEMFLQVPLTLAVIAGLVVECEGETFAIPLHYISEILRLSEGDILTEGGREVVRVRGATLPLLSLGDILGLPRRQGGGLGGTVTVLVLSFREQQLACLISRSGGVQDLVVKGMGQQLKSVEFFSGATILGDGSPALILSIPDLFGVGLAGKGTRLRQEFAATREEALRGRVLVVDDSITTRTMEKNILQTQGYDVTVAISGEEALAKVAGAEFDLVVTDVEMPGIDGFELTRRLRELQNYAEVPVIIVTSRASDDDRRMGIEVGAQAYIVKGSFDQGTLLQTVETLIG; from the coding sequence GTGAAGACCAAGAAGTTCATGGAGATCTTCGCCCGGGAGGCGGAGGAGCACCTCCAGGTGCTGCGCCGGGGGGTTCTCGTTCTGGAACAGGAGGAGTTCTCCCGGGAACAGGTACACGAGCTGCTGCGCAGCGCCCATACCCTGAAGGGGTCGGCGCGAATGCTCGACCTGGGGGACCTTGCCCGGGTCGCCCATCAGATGGAGAGCCTGCTGAAGGACCTCGAGGAGGGCCGCCGTCCAGTTTCTCCGGAGCTGGCCGACCTGCTCCTCGTCTCCACCGACGCCCTGGAGGCCCTCGTCGCCCAGGCCCATTCGGGCGGGGAGGTGGCGGTCAACGTCGACGCGGTCCTGGAGGGGCTGGAGACGGGCGTGATGCAGAAGGTTGCGCCGCCGGCCCCGGCCGCCACCGAACCGGAGGCGCGGACGACGGGGGAGAGCGTGCGCACCAGCGTGGCCCAGCTCGACCGGATGTTCAACCTGCTCGGGGAGACCCTCATCGTCCGCCGCTCCTTCGGTGAGCGGGGTCGGCAGCTGGGGCAGCTGCTCGGACGGCTGGACGGGTTTCTCGGAGGGCTTCGCAAGGCCGAAAAATACCGTCAGCTGAAGGGCATCCTCGACGACTTTCAGCGCCTGTCCCTCGACCTGGAGGGGGATACCCTCGACCTGGGCTATCTCGCCGAGGAGCTGCACGGCGGAGCCATGCAGCTGCGCATGGTCCCCCTGGAGAGTATCACCGACGAGATGCAGCGGGCGGTTCGGGACCTGGCCAGGGACCAGGGCAAAGAGGTGGAGCTGCTGGTTCGGGGGGAGCAGGTGGAGCTCGACCGGACCATCCTCGAGGCGGCCAAGCCCATGTTCCTTCACATGTTGCGCAATGCCGTGGACCACGGCATCGAAGTCCCCGAGGATCGCGTCCTGGCCGGGAAGCCTGAGCGGGGCCGGGTGGAGCTGGCCGCCCGTTACGAGGGGGGCTTCGTGCATCTGACTCTCAAGGACGACGGGCAGGGGATCGATCCGGAGCGGATCCGCGAGGTGGCGGTGGAGCGCCGCCTGATCACCGCGGAAGAGGCCCGCGGCCTTTCCGACGAAGAGGCGGTCTACCTGATCCTGCGTCCCGGGTTCACCACCCGGACCATCATCACGGACGTGTCCGGCCGCGGCGTCGGCATGGATGTGGTCAAGACCAATATCGACCGGGTGAAGGGGAACCTGGTGATTCATTCCGCGCCCGGCGAGGGGACCGAGATGTTTCTGCAGGTGCCTCTCACCCTGGCGGTGATCGCCGGGCTCGTGGTGGAGTGCGAGGGAGAGACATTCGCAATTCCCCTGCACTACATTTCGGAGATTCTGCGCCTGTCCGAGGGGGACATCCTCACCGAGGGAGGGCGGGAGGTGGTCCGGGTGCGGGGGGCGACCCTGCCCCTTCTTTCGCTGGGGGACATTCTCGGCCTGCCCCGGCGCCAGGGGGGCGGCCTGGGAGGGACCGTGACGGTTCTCGTCCTGAGCTTTCGCGAGCAGCAGCTGGCGTGCCTGATCTCCCGCTCCGGCGGTGTCCAGGACCTCGTGGTCAAGGGGATGGGTCAGCAGCTCAAAAGCGTCGAGTTCTTCTCCGGGGCGACCATCCTGGGGGACGGCTCCCCGGCCCTGATCCTCTCCATTCCCGACCTGTTCGGGGTCGGTCTGGCCGGCAAGGGGACGCGGCTGCGCCAGGAATTCGCCGCCACCCGGGAGGAGGCCCTTCGGGGACGGGTTCTGGTGGTGGACGATTCCATCACCACCCGGACCATGGAGAAGAACATTCTGCAGACCCAGGGCTACGACGTGACCGTGGCCATCTCGGGCGAGGAGGCCCTGGCCAAGGTCGCCGGAGCCGAATTCGACCTCGTGGTGACCGATGTCGAGATGCCCGGCATCGACGGTTTCGAGCTGACCCGCAGGTTGCGGGAGCTCCAGAATTACGCCGAGGTGCCGGTGATCATAGTCACTTCGCGGGCTTCCGACGATGACCGCCGCATGGGGATCGAGGTCGGCGCTCAGGCGTACATCGTCAAGGGAAGCTTCGATCAGGGCACCCTGCTGCAGACGGTTGAGACCCTCATCGGGTGA